One genomic window of Oncorhynchus kisutch isolate 150728-3 linkage group LG26, Okis_V2, whole genome shotgun sequence includes the following:
- the LOC116357707 gene encoding trace amine-associated receptor 13c-like: protein MEKHEDVQYCFQDRNSSCRKALLSTSIHITLYIFFSLISTVTVFLNLLVIISISHFKQLQTPTNLLILSLAVSDLLVGLIVIPVVTVAIMEPCWGFGEYFCVFQFYISCLCTSLSLGNLVLISIDRYVAVCDPLLYHSKITVTRIMCCISITWCYCIIYRAAIMKISVNVQVPSSCLKECFIVEGLIWVNIIDLIFTMVVPCSIIITLYMKIFVVARSQARKVFSKQAASVSGVKTVQANKSETKAAKTLSIVVFTYLSCWIPFFFFYLVNLDSSSLFFSFLPLFNSFINPIIYALFYPWFKVTAKCIITLKLRRS, encoded by the coding sequence ATGGAGAAGCATGAAGATGTTCAATACTGTTTTCAAGACAGAAACTCTTCTTGCAGAAAGGCTTTGCTGTCGACATCTATCCACATAACACTGTACATCTTCTTCTCATTGATTTCAACAGTTACAGTATTTTTGAACCTACTGGTGatcatctccatctctcacttCAAGCAGCTCCAGACTCCAACCAACCTGctcatcctctctctggctgtgtcagATCTCCTGGTGGGACTGATTGTGATACCAGTAGTGACTGTAGCAATTATGGAACCATGCTGGGGATTTGGggaatatttctgtgtgtttcaaTTCTACATCTCTTGTTTGTGTACTTCTTTATCTCTCGGCAATTTGGTCTTGATATCTATTGACCGCTATGTTGCTGTGTGTGATCCCTTATTGTACCACTCTAAAATAACAGTAACAAGAATTATGTGTTGTATATCCATTACCTGGTGTTATTGTATCATATACCGTGCTGCTATTATGAAAATCTCTGTGAACGTACAAGTACCAAGTAGTTGTTTGAAAGAATGTTTTATTGTAGAAGGGTTAATCTGGGTTAATATAATTGACCTTATATTTACAATGGTTGTCCCGTGCTCTATTATTATAACACTTTATATGAAAATCTTTGTGGTGGCCAGATCACAGGCCAGAAAGGTATTTTCAAAACAGGCTGCCAGTGTGTCTGGTGTTAAAACTGTACAGGCAAATAAGTCTGAGACAAAAGCAGCAAAAACTCTGTCTATTGTTGTTTTCACCTATCTAAGCTGTTGGattccttttttctttttttatttagtCAATTTAGATTCATCATCACTTTTCTTTAGCTTTCTACCACTTTTTAACTCTTTTATCAATCCAATAATTTATGCTTTATTTTATCCATGGTTCAAAGTGACAGCTAAATGTATTATAACTCTGAAGTTAAGGCGTTCATAG